A segment of the Candidatus Rokuibacteriota bacterium genome:
CGTGGATTGCGGCAGCGGCGTCGCCTGCCAGCTCGTCTCCATCGGGGTCTCGCCGCTGGATGTTCACCACGTCCTGATCACCCACCACCACTCGGATCACACCATCGACCTCGGGCACCTCGTGCTGAGCCGCTGGATCATGGGCCAGAACGCGCCGTTCCACGTCTGGGGGCCATCCGGGACGCGGCGGTACGTGGACGACCTGCTCCGCCTCCACGACTACGACATCGAGGTGCGCCGGGCGCACCAGGACCAGCGGCCGGGACCGCGGGTCGAGGTTCACGAGATCGCGCCGGGCGTGATCTACGAGTCGGCCGACGTCCGCATCAGCGCGTTCCTGGTGGAGCACTTGCCCGTGGAGCCGGCCTTCGGCTTCCGCTTCGACGGCGCCGAGCGGTCGGTCGCGGTCTCAGGCGACACGCGACCGTGCGAGAACCTGATCCGGCACTGCCGCGAGGTGGATGTCCTTATCCACGAGTGCACCGACGTGACGACGCTCCGCCTGAACCCCGGCGGCGGCTTCGCCTCCTGGGAGGTCCAGGTCGCGCGGCTGGGGAGCTATCATACGCTTCCCGATCAGGTCGGGAAGGTGGCCGCCGCGGCGGCAGTGAAGACGCTGGTCCTCTCGCACCTGACGGACCGGACCGACCCCGCCGACCTCCAGCGCGTCGTCGCGAAGGACTTCACGGGAAAACTGCTCGTCGGTGAAGACCTGATGGAAGTGTGAGAGAGGAGGAGCGCGATGCGCCTCGCGATCGTGGGTTTGATCGTCGGGCTTTCCTCCCTGGGCCTCCCGTCTCTCGCGCCGGCCGAGTACCCGGAACGCAGCATCACCCTGATCGCGCCGTTCCCGGCGGGGGGCGCGGTGGACATCGTGGCGCGGGGGCTGGCTGAGGCGGTCAAAAAGCACCTGCCGAAGCCGGTGGTCGTCGTGAACCGGCCCGGGGCCGCCGGCACCATCGGGATCTCGGAGGTGGTCCAGGCCAGGCCCGACGGCTATACGCTGGGTCTCGGCGCTGTGGCGATCCTGACCGTGCAGCCGCAGCTGACCGCCCTCCCGTACCGGACCCCCGACGACTATATCGCCGTGATGAAGCTGGTCACCCTCCAGGTCGTCCTTTTCGTGCGGAGCGACTCGCCCTGGAAGACCGCGCGGGAACTCCTGGAGTACGCGCGGGCGAACCCCGGCAAGGTGAGGGTCGGGGTCCCCGGGATCGGCACCATCCTCCATCTCGACCTGGAGCACCTGAAGCTCCTGGCGAAGGTGGACATGACGGTGGTGCCCTTCGAGGGACCCCAGCAGATTCCGGCCCTGCTCGGCGGGCACGTGGATGTCGCGATGGCGCACCCGGCGCCCGTCCTGCCCCACATCAAGGCGGGGAAGATCCGGGTCATCGGCGTCTTCCAGGAGGCGCGCAACCCGCTCTTTCCCGACGCGCCGACCTTCAAGG
Coding sequences within it:
- a CDS encoding MBL fold metallo-hydrolase produces the protein MTLLGTGFPRPNPRRRGPSQLFDVGSERFLVDCGSGVACQLVSIGVSPLDVHHVLITHHHSDHTIDLGHLVLSRWIMGQNAPFHVWGPSGTRRYVDDLLRLHDYDIEVRRAHQDQRPGPRVEVHEIAPGVIYESADVRISAFLVEHLPVEPAFGFRFDGAERSVAVSGDTRPCENLIRHCREVDVLIHECTDVTTLRLNPGGGFASWEVQVARLGSYHTLPDQVGKVAAAAAVKTLVLSHLTDRTDPADLQRVVAKDFTGKLLVGEDLMEV
- a CDS encoding tripartite tricarboxylate transporter substrate binding protein; this translates as MRLAIVGLIVGLSSLGLPSLAPAEYPERSITLIAPFPAGGAVDIVARGLAEAVKKHLPKPVVVVNRPGAAGTIGISEVVQARPDGYTLGLGAVAILTVQPQLTALPYRTPDDYIAVMKLVTLQVVLFVRSDSPWKTARELLEYARANPGKVRVGVPGIGTILHLDLEHLKLLAKVDMTVVPFEGPQQIPALLGGHVDVAMAHPAPVLPHIKAGKIRVIGVFQEARNPLFPDAPTFKELGYDVTLGVYYPLIVPKGTPRAVVQTIHDAFKKALAEPSFVELMKKGDIDIDYQGPEAITRELWVSFEQNGKLVESLGLKKK